From Rhododendron vialii isolate Sample 1 chromosome 7a, ASM3025357v1:
GTGAAGTCTTCATTTTATTATTGGAAATCCTGTTGTGATAGGGAACAAGATAGGTTTATCGTATTTGATCCTAGAGGATATTTATATGTGTAATCCTTATCTATATAAGGATGTTATTTGGTAGATTTAGTTGTTAGCATTTATCCAAAAGATAATGCTGTTAAGATAACTTATCTTTCTTTGTGGTTATCATTTTGGAAGAGCCTATTTAAAGGACTTTACTGATGGTCTTGGGATTTAGTTTACAATATGGAATCAATTTCTTTTGCGTGTTGGTGTGTTTGCCTTTACAACCCTTATATGCGGCTTTCTATGGTTCTCATAAGGTTTCATCTTCATTTATCTATCTTCCTTTATCGTCATGCACTTTGTGACACTTTTTACTGTCTTTTGTTCTGAGGAGCTGAGCCCTATCGCTGACAAGTTATTCATTATCTGAATACAACCCGTCTTCTCGCCTTCTATCTGTTCCCATTTCTCCAACGTCTTTGCAACTGGACTGGTTTGTCTTTCTGGCTTATGGCCTACTTGACCGTGGCAGTCCGGGCCCAATCATATACAAAACACATCTTGGAATTCCAGCCATGTTTTTCCATTCGGGGCCAATCGAGAGATATTCAATACTTCTTACGTAAATACCTGAACTGGTTGTTCGGCTGTTGAAGATTATTGTTGAGGGAATTCATACCCGTCAACATACATGATGTTTTCATTTAGCAGTTCTCCATCTTCCATGTTTCAATagtgtttttcatttttgaaaaagggaTCTATGGTAAACGGAAATGTTGAATACTTGAGCTGGGGAGGCTGACTCACTACAAGATAGGCAAGCATAGGGACCAATCATGAATTAAGAAAAGAAGTAATGAAGATTGTTTGGATCTTTTCACTGGTATCAAAACGGCCACAGAGGCTACAACTGAGGTTCCATTTTAAACTTTTCAAGCCGTGCAATCCTGGAAGGGAATCATTgcatgaaaaaagaagaagcaattgGAGCCCGAAACATGATTAGCCTTAAAAATAGGCAGATGACTATCTGTTTTCCGTTTcaattaccaaaccaaaccaaaccaagccttgtaCCCCAATCTCGGCTACATTAATCCtgtttttccattgagctctgtctaGGGCTACGTCTTTACTTAGATTTAGTAGTGGAATAAGGAGTTTAAGATGTGGCCTAAAACTAGTGTCTGTCATTTAGGGGCCCTGATAGTTCAATGATACAAAGCCcatcttttgttgttttgtccTACCTCAGCATCAGTGCAAGATGCAAGATGATCTTGAACCAATTTCATGACCACTCTATGTTGTGAAGTTTAATGTACTAGCTAGTGAAAGAATCATACCGATAATATAGTTAAGCAAGAAAGAGGTCGAACTCATGGGAACTTGTGACTTTTATAGGAAAACTAAACAAATCTAAAGTgattaaaccctaacctagttaACAAAAGTTGtgaatgataaaaataaaactagtaGTGAAAACAGATGAATAAGTTGACTTTTGAGCAAACCTGACTATAGAAAAGCGACTAAGGTTTCAAAACCCACACACATGTATTCATATTAATTACTAacattctcttatttttttcctaCTCCTTCACTGTAGTTTGGATGTCAATCTCTATTACTGTGGCCTGTGGGAAATATTCTTGTGAAGACCGTTTAATTTAACTCTTCTTCCTCGCCTTCATGTAAAAGACCAAAGAATCATATGTATCCATTCAAAAACAAATCACCGAAGATATCTTGTGCTTGGAATCAAAATCTGCGTAAGAGGGTAAATAATTGGCTATTGATCCAAAATCATGGAAAAAACACAATTGAATCGATATCCAAAATTACTAACTTCATTAAAATGAGGCACAAATGATTATTTGATTAAACAATATTggtaaagcatccaactcaaaaccaattggcaatgagtgcaGAGGCTGTCTAGGCTCATacactagttttggaggttataattaaccaatgtgggacaagctctaacacatACACTCGGAAAATAAATATTATGTAAATAATTAGTACAAATTGTGAGGTTTCATCCTCTACTCTAGTCTAAAATATTTAGCCTCTCATGGACTAAAACATACTTAGCATACCATTCAAATCCATTAGAGGCATGATgaagctttttctttttcccttagCCACGACCGTTTGGGGTCTCCATCCACCCCAATCTGTACTGATGTCCTGATCTAAAATAGGCACTGCGAAATTTTTCCTTATGCAAAGAGAATTATATCTTCACCCCACTTAATTCTTGGACTTAATTATTGTGGCCCGCTTTTTATGTCATCTTTGCTGAAATTTGTGACTAAGAGGaaattccttttcaatttcaaattcTCTAATTTTAGTCCTCCAACCATCTAGGAAGAGCTGTCTGTTAAACATTGTTGCCTTTTAGAATTGtaatcaaaacccaattccTTGAAGTGGTACCCAATCAGCTTCCACTTTGTCCGACCCATATGCAAGCAAGTCTTTGTTTTGGTGACTATGAACCTTGATGCAACTTCGTGTTTAATGTTTATAGATGGACCTACACTTGAATTAATTTTATCACGGGCTTTGCTTTGACACGaagtaaaattcaaaattgcacTTTTTGAATCCAACGGCCAAAACATAAGTTGTTATCATCTTTTTCCtgcaaattaataattcaacGTAAATGATCAAAAAGCTAATAATGACAGTCAATTACATGCAATCAAGAACTAACAACATATGATATTGGGGTTTCTATGTATCAATATTTATGCTTATCACCATCCATCACCAATTAGATTTCacaattttcaaacttcttgATTCCTTGAGTAGCCTCTTGTTGTTTGTTAGTGCAATGAGAGGACCCTGGCAATGAAGAATGAGACAAGCTTTATATTGTGGTGCTTATTGCAAGATCGCTGCTTTTTTCTTCCCATTATGCATAATCCACAGAATGATCCGCAAGAGAGGTGGCAGGTTTTGAGATTCACTAAAATGGACTTAGTGAAATCCTCGATTTTGTTTTCTGGGAATGAAAAGGATCCATGTCCAAGAATATGAAACGGATCCTCCAAAAGTGGAATGTGTTTGCAATTTCTTCGGGAGATTATTTATATCTGGAAAGAATTGCATTACATTAAGGCTGTGTTGGAACCTgtggaaagaaatggaaaggtAGGGGAATATACTCCCTGTTCCCTCTGTTTGGAACGTACAGAATGGGTTTTACATCAAACTTGCATGTCTCGTAACCCATGTGTGGTATTTGAAATGTCTTCCTAGTTTCTCTcctatttttcttaattactttctcttcttttctctttccaaatacTTGTAAATCCTACAAGATTAAAGAATCAACTAACAACATgaaattatttacttatttcttttacaaatgaatgaatgaatctCTAATATGAAATGCATATAAGTCAACCGTACTTGCCTTTTATAGAAGACATTTATGTTTCTTAGGGTTCATGTatgttttgaattctttttctttctgaatGGTTGCCGAAATATTTCCATTTCCATGTCCTTCGAAGATGACACTCATATGAACTTTTGATCCTTGACAAGAGCCCTATGTACTGTATTTCCATAACTTTGtacacccacccccccccccccccccaacacacGCACACCAAACGGCCCCCAACACACATTCAACCAAGATAGAGGTTGTAAAAGATTAGGAAAAATAACGAGGAACACAACAGCAGACGACAAAATGTAAAACTTATAATCACATTTAAATTCTGCATTGTCTTCAAAAATGTGGTGCTGCATTAAGAATTTAAGTTTCCTTTTGTACTTTTCCCTCTACCCTCCAAGTTGCTCTGGCAATATGAATATAATCCATGAATGAAATTGGAACTGTTCCCTTTCTTTCTCATTGTTTCTGGCATTCGTGTACATGTTAATACCTGAGTTACGTTATTGTTACAGATGCCTAGAATGGAGGATATTCTAAACCTTCCAGTGCAGGATCCTCCTAATGCAGAGTTTTCTGCAGCTCATCTTAATTGGATACAAGTCGAAGGTGGTAGGCAAGGTGGTGACAATATTGCTCTAATCCCTTATGCCAGAGTGGATGATTTTGTGAAAGGAGAATCTGTTAATGCAGAATGCCCTGCTAGTTTCCGAGTTGAGTCTAGGAGGAAGAGAACTCAAGGGAGTGTCAGCAAACCAAGGGTTGATGGCTATCTCGAATACACGCTGTATGTTGCGAGTTGCAAGTTGCATTTCATATTTATTAGGTGTCTGAAATTGTATGGGACCTGTTAAATGTTTCTGAATGGTACCTGTAATTTCTACCATATGATTACACCTCAGAGAAACCCTTTCTTGAGAGGTTGAAAACATTGCACTGGAAACACTTATTTACTAAGTAACTTCGACAAGGGACACACGACATGCCGATTTTCTTACATGCCGATAACATGATAAACAAGTTGATAGAAATGTTTGGAGATTTTATTGGTATgattgtttggtttgaaaaattcaaCATTACGCTTGTTAAAATGGAAAAGATATTTTgtcggaaaaaatattttgtccaCAACTTAAAAGACCAATATGTCACCCAAATAGCAATTCCATTCTACAACTAACACATAAATCATGCCGAGCAAAAAATAACCTAACACACAAATCATACATCATTCACGTAAAAATTAATCAATTCATCCATACGTACATGGCATCATTGTTTAATACAACCCTCCTAAAACTAATTAATCTCAAGGACTAGGGTTGAATTGGTGTAAATTTACATGGTCTCccagttgtttttttttccgcaGTACTATTTCATGTATGTCAATATGATGGAACTGTTTGTCCCTCAAGTGTCAGAATTTTCAgttctaacaaaacaaagaactaCTTAAGACATGTTTGGACACAGGACATGCCACCTTCTTTGAAGTGCATGTGCTTCTTTACTGATTCATCATATCAAATTTGTTCTGGAATTTTCTAGATACTGGTGTTCCTATGGTCCAGAAGATTATAGGGATAGTGAGTCTGGTGGGGCTCGTGCAAACAATAAACCTGCTTCAGGCAAAGGAAGTAGGCCAGGGAGACGTCACATGATGAGAGGGTGCCTTTGTCATTTTACTGTTAAACGCTTATACTCCCGCCCCTTTCTAGCACTAATCATCTACAACCAGCAAAACCATGTGGATAAAACAGGGGCTCCATGCCATGGGATATTGGACCAGGATGCTTTGGGAACAAGAGCGATGTATGCTCCTCGAATTTCAGAAGAGTTACGGCAGAAAGTGATGTCCATGCTTTATGTTGGAATGTCTTTGGACAATATAATGCAGCATCACATGGGGGAGGTGGAGAGGCAAGGAGGGCCCCACAATCGCGATGATTTTCTCACTCGCAATGATGTCCGTAACATGGAAAGGCTGGTTCGTAACTCCTCTTATGAGCTAGATGGAAATGACGAATGCAGTGTAAAAACATGGGTGCATCGCCACCAGAAACACGTATTCTTTTTCCAAGATAGATGTGGTTCAGAACCGTTTATTTTGGGAATACAAACAGATTGGCAGGTGCAGCAGATGCTTCGTCATGGTCATAATGGATCGGTAGCTTCTCATTCAGCATTTGGCTTGAAGAAACTTAAGGTTTTGAATTCTAATTCTCTAATTTGACATTTATACGTGCTTTCATGCTTATGCATTGTTCTTCTTCATATCATTTTTGAGCCAAAAAGTCATGTGGAATGTCTTGTGGATTAGGAGTATTATGCCTCTGGCATGAGATATGATGTAGATGTAATTAAGGATAAAATAAAAGGCTGGAAAATGCCAAAATTTTGGCATATTAAACAATCTACAACGGTAAGTTGAAGTGAATATCCTCACCCTTGGCCATTCCATTGCTGATAAATAGAGCAGTTTCATCcatttgctgtaagaaaaggcaTTACGGGGCTTGACATGACGGCACTTTACATAAGAATTAGCTGCACACATCAGTGGCTATGATGATGCCAATGGTAGGACAGGAATGTTTCAAAAGGGGGAAATTGTGAAACTATTAAGTAAAAAGTATTTCTACCGTCATATATGTATGTGATGCCTAAGATTGACATTTATGGGGGACAGTACTTTGGGAAGCAGTGTAAGGGGACTGTCTAACTCTGGTCGAGCTAGGATTTTACTTTGGAAATTGGTTAAGTGGTTTTGGCCGGTGGAGGAAGAATAAGGTTCATGTGTTATGGATTTGTAGTTCTGCTTCGGCAATCTGTTCGTGTGGTTCATTATAATGATTTAGTGGTGGGTAGGTCTGAATCTGaattctgaatttttattttcctctttcTGTTCACAGTATCCTCTTTGTTCATTGCTTGTCTTTGACTCATCAAGGAATGCAATTCCGGTTGCCTGGGTCATCACTTCCTGTGATGTTCATCAAGACATCCACAAATGGCTGGTACCCCTTGTGGATCGGGTCCGAACTAAGGACGCCAGATGGAGACCTAATGCCTTCTTGGTGGACGATCCTTCTTTTAAGACATCTATTATCAGGTAAACTGTCCACCATCAACCTTTCGTAAGTTTTCGTGGTGCATTTTTTAATGCAATTTTAGTCTTTGAGGGAGATACACAATTCTGATATAATAATTCTCGCTTCCAGAGAGATCTTCCGATGCCGGGTCCTAGTATGCCTCTGGCATATTCGCCGTGCCTGGGTAAAAAGCCTCTTAAAGAAATGTTGCAACTTTGATGTGCAGCGAGAGATCTTGAAGCACTTAGGGAGGACATTGTACTGCACAAGAAGCATGTCAAGCGCTTTAGATTCAGTTGAAGAGTTGATGCAAATATTTGTTGACCAATGTGCCTTCATGAATTATTTTAGAAGTCGGTGGTTACCAAAGATAGGTATTTCTTCTATTCGTTCTTACTTTATTGTTCCCTAACAAACAAATTGTCCCCCTTCCCCGGTCATAGTAACACCTCTTCCCTGCCATAACAGCAACTactttatgtttcaatttatcaCATGTTTAATGTAGTGTTTAGTACAGTTTCCATAACTTTCAAACAATATTATGTATTACACATGTATTTGCCTTGCAGAACTCTGGGTTAATAGCTTAAGAACTCTCCCTGTGGCAAGTCAAGAACCATATTCTGCGATCGAAGCATACCACCTAAGATTAAAATCCAAAGTTTTCAACGGACTACATTCTAGTTGCTGGCAGAGAGTTGACTGGTTGATCCACACATTGACAACTGCGTTCCACTCCTTGTATTGTCTTGATCAGTACGCAGTGGAGACCGCTAATTTTGAGAATCTGAGGGACGGGTGCTTCTCAACGAACTCTTGGTATCAAGCTATGCACATCCCCGACGTTGATGTGCTGTTAGATGAAGAAAATCTCCAGTTTGCTAAAGTCATTTCTCAAGCAGACAGGACTCTGGTGTACACGGTTTGGAATCCAGGTTTGGAATTCTCACTATGTGATTGCACTTGGTCAAGGCTGGGGAATATTTGTAAGCACATTGTTAAGGTGACCATCTTATGTAAAGATCGGCAAGTTGCTAGGCCATTATTGGTAGCCCAAGTTTATCGGCAGACCTTGCTTAACCTTTTGCAAAGCCCACCGGATGATCCTCTAGTTCTTGATCATGCCATTTTGCATGCAACACGCTTGCAACAAGATATCAAAGCTTTGGAAGACTTATCCAGTAGTGGGTTGCTCCCGCCTCTACCTCCTGATACAAATTCCCAAACAATGGATAATCTCCTACTTTTTCCACGACTCCAATGACGTGGTGATTGATAGGGGATAAAGTTGTCTTTGGGGATTGATATTTCCTGCTTGTATGTCCAAGCCAGTCTGTGATTATATGAACTTATATCGAGCACCTTTCTTGATCAGCGAGTATTTTGACTTACAAAGAGAGGTAGATCTGATCAAAATGCTTCTAAAGTTTCAAGGGTTGTCTTGACGAGCTCCAATCTTTGCATGTGGAGGTACTTCATGTTACATGCACGCTAGCTGATGCTTTTATAAATATTTCCTGTGGGTCGTAATGTGCTTTCATTCTGAGATAATGAAGTTGTAGAATGCAGATTGATTCTGGTGGTTAACCCCTCTTTCGGATATAGTCGAGTTTTTAGTAAGAAAATATCCACAAACTATACTAGAAGGAGTTGAGCCCAGAATACTGTTCATCTGGTGGTTTGCATTTTGCTCGTCTCTGTCGAGAATGCCCGACTTTAAAGGGTTGTGATAAGTCTTTTGGAGGGGCATTTTAGACTTTATGCACTCTGCCATGCATTATTGTTGTTTACCCTTTGCCTTCACAGGAAATCTTTTCCCCTTGACTTGGGCTTGATTTGGGGGAGGAAACATAAAACCACCTGTCCTCTTTTCCCTGCTTTTGAGGGAGAAAGTGGTGGGAAATTACtttgtgaagaagaaaaaggaccGGAGTTGGAGCCTAGGTCACGCCAGTTGAATCCCCTCCTCCCTCTTCTTTTCCCAAATTCAGAATGCCTCATTTGTGCGGAATCGAAGAGAAGAATTCCAGCGAGATATGGTAATGGCGAGAACAACCAGCGGTGAGTGTGCGGCGAAAATCACTGTTGTGAGTTCCTCATATTAAAAGCCCaatccattttcttttgttctgtttttttccttctgtttaTGAGTTTTCATGCTAACAATGTGTCTGCATTTTCTTGTGATTTCTTCAAgggttcttcaactccatcaTTTAAGTTCTCTTTCCAGAAATTAGTGTTTACCTTTCAGTTTCTTGGGTAGTGCCTTTTTCTGTTGAATGTGCGATTGTGATTAAGAACTATTGTCTATGTCGTTTAGTTTGTGAATATATGATGtggagagaaaacaaaataaatctaCTCAGATATATTGGAGGCAGTCTTGAGATCTTTCTTCTAGGCAGGCCCAGAGTTGAAGACATCTGGGGCTAAGATAAAATGGGAGTCTGTCACTGTGCCTAAAGAGGAGGGAAgcctgttagatttcttggagggttccaacctaaaaccaattggcaataggtggagtagcctctagaatttattaaccaagcttgggtggcttagatgagcgatgtgggacaagtctaacaaaGCCTTGGTTTTAGGGGTCGTAAAGACTGGAATAGAGCTGCAATGTCTAAACTTTTAAGGGCCATTGCTAAGAAGGCTGACACTCTATGGATTAGGTGGATCCATACTTATGTTCTAAAAGGTAAGTGCATGTGGTCCatagatgttcctccttctgcATCTTGGACAATTCGAAAGATTTTTTGGGTTAAGGAAGTTGGTTCAACCATGGATTCGATCTGTTATTGGAGATGGTCAGGACACGTTTCTGTGACTTGACAACTGGCATCCCTTGGGGCCTCTCAAAGAGAGGTTTGAGGGTCGTCTAACTGGAAATTTGGTGAGGACTTTTCAATTAAAAGTTGCATCTATTATTAGCAACAATTCCTGGATGTGGCCTGGTAGGAGAAATTTAGTGGTTAAGGAAATAATGGATAGCATTCCTATTTCTATGAACCCTCGTATTGAGGTGAAGTACTCTGTTATGTGGACCCTTAATCGTAAGGGCACTTTCTCTATCCAGTCAGCCTGGCAAGGATTTAGAAAGCATCATTCGGAAGTTCTTTGGTGGAAATCAGTGTGGTTCAAAATACATGTCCCCAGGTGGGCTATCATTCAATGGATAGCTTCTTGGGGAATGTAGGTGGGTAAAAACCGCCTAGTGCTAATAGCAGCTTTTTGGTTGAATAGCTCCTCGTGCTTCTCTGATGGAACCCTAGCTTTACGCCGGAACCCTAACTGCAAAACAAATAGGGGTGAGCGCATCTATGCCTCCTgtcggcaaaggccctccgatgccaaagttagtatcacgtactagaaaaaccctaattatcagtaggaaagtaaTAAGATTGCAATTTactgcgtaccttttgcctctaggtttacctcgtttATATAGACActcgtatgcttgctgcccaaccatccttgttgccctaggtttcctatctcgtataggaaacccaggatattccggattctcgttcccttatcaaatCACCTctttagtccttttaggactcttttccataacggGCCGAACATCCTAC
This genomic window contains:
- the LOC131332459 gene encoding uncharacterized protein LOC131332459 isoform X1, which produces MKGHEAKMPRMEDILNLPVQDPPNAEFSAAHLNWIQVEGGRQGGDNIALIPYARVDDFVKGESVNAECPASFRVESRRKRTQGSVSKPRVDGYLEYTLYWCSYGPEDYRDSESGGARANNKPASGKGSRPGRRHMMRGCLCHFTVKRLYSRPFLALIIYNQQNHVDKTGAPCHGILDQDALGTRAMYAPRISEELRQKVMSMLYVGMSLDNIMQHHMGEVERQGGPHNRDDFLTRNDVRNMERLVRNSSYELDGNDECSVKTWVHRHQKHVFFFQDRCGSEPFILGIQTDWQVQQMLRHGHNGSVASHSAFGLKKLKYPLCSLLVFDSSRNAIPVAWVITSCDVHQDIHKWLVPLVDRVRTKDARWRPNAFLVDDPSFKTSIIREIFRCRVLVCLWHIRRAWVKSLLKKCCNFDVQREILKHLGRTLYCTRSMSSALDSVEELMQIFVDQCAFMNYFRSRWLPKIELWVNSLRTLPVASQEPYSAIEAYHLRLKSKVFNGLHSSCWQRVDWLIHTLTTAFHSLYCLDQYAVETANFENLRDGCFSTNSWYQAMHIPDVDVLLDEENLQFAKVISQADRTLVYTVWNPGLEFSLCDCTWSRLGNICKHIVKVTILCKDRQVARPLLVAQVYRQTLLNLLQSPPDDPLVLDHAILHATRLQQDIKALEDLSSSGLLPPLPPDTNSQTMDNLLLFPRLQ
- the LOC131332459 gene encoding uncharacterized protein LOC131332459 isoform X2 → MRMPRMEDILNLPVQDPPNAEFSAAHLNWIQVEGGRQGGDNIALIPYARVDDFVKGESVNAECPASFRVESRRKRTQGSVSKPRVDGYLEYTLYWCSYGPEDYRDSESGGARANNKPASGKGSRPGRRHMMRGCLCHFTVKRLYSRPFLALIIYNQQNHVDKTGAPCHGILDQDALGTRAMYAPRISEELRQKVMSMLYVGMSLDNIMQHHMGEVERQGGPHNRDDFLTRNDVRNMERLVRNSSYELDGNDECSVKTWVHRHQKHVFFFQDRCGSEPFILGIQTDWQVQQMLRHGHNGSVASHSAFGLKKLKYPLCSLLVFDSSRNAIPVAWVITSCDVHQDIHKWLVPLVDRVRTKDARWRPNAFLVDDPSFKTSIIREIFRCRVLVCLWHIRRAWVKSLLKKCCNFDVQREILKHLGRTLYCTRSMSSALDSVEELMQIFVDQCAFMNYFRSRWLPKIELWVNSLRTLPVASQEPYSAIEAYHLRLKSKVFNGLHSSCWQRVDWLIHTLTTAFHSLYCLDQYAVETANFENLRDGCFSTNSWYQAMHIPDVDVLLDEENLQFAKVISQADRTLVYTVWNPGLEFSLCDCTWSRLGNICKHIVKVTILCKDRQVARPLLVAQVYRQTLLNLLQSPPDDPLVLDHAILHATRLQQDIKALEDLSSSGLLPPLPPDTNSQTMDNLLLFPRLQ
- the LOC131332459 gene encoding uncharacterized protein LOC131332459 isoform X4, with the protein product MKGHEAKMPRMEDILNLPVQDPPNAEFSAAHLNWIQVEGGRQGGDNIALIPYARVDDFVKGESVNAECPASFRVESRRKRTQGSVSKPRVDGYLEYTLYWCSYGPEDYRDSESGGARANNKPASGKGSRPGRRHMMRGCLCHFTVKRLYSRPFLALIIYNQQNHVDKTGAPCHGILDQDALGTRAMYAPRISEELRQKVMSMLYVGMSLDNIMQHHMGEVERQGGPHNRDDFLTRNDVRNMERLVRNSSYELDGNDECSVKTWVHRHQKHVFFFQDRCGSEPFILGIQTDWQVQQMLRHGHNGSVASHSAFGLKKLKYPLCSLLVFDSSRNAIPVAWVITSCDVHQDIHKWLVPLVDRVRTKDARWRPNAFLVDDPSFKTSIIREIFRCRVLVCLWHIRRAWVKSLLKKCCNFDVQREILKHLGRTLYCTRSMSSALDSVEELMQIFVDQCAFMNYFRSRWLPKIELWVNSLRTLPVASQEPYSAIEAYHLRLKSKVFNGLHSSCWQRVDWLIHTLTTAFHSLYCLDQYAVETANFENLRDGCFSTNSWYQAMHIPDVDVLLDEENLQFAKVISQADRTLVYTVWNPGRFGRSTVSSLFSSVLQQCLRSRRVREKLEKENRGRKKRRPG
- the LOC131332459 gene encoding uncharacterized protein LOC131332459 isoform X3; this encodes MPRMEDILNLPVQDPPNAEFSAAHLNWIQVEGGRQGGDNIALIPYARVDDFVKGESVNAECPASFRVESRRKRTQGSVSKPRVDGYLEYTLYWCSYGPEDYRDSESGGARANNKPASGKGSRPGRRHMMRGCLCHFTVKRLYSRPFLALIIYNQQNHVDKTGAPCHGILDQDALGTRAMYAPRISEELRQKVMSMLYVGMSLDNIMQHHMGEVERQGGPHNRDDFLTRNDVRNMERLVRNSSYELDGNDECSVKTWVHRHQKHVFFFQDRCGSEPFILGIQTDWQVQQMLRHGHNGSVASHSAFGLKKLKYPLCSLLVFDSSRNAIPVAWVITSCDVHQDIHKWLVPLVDRVRTKDARWRPNAFLVDDPSFKTSIIREIFRCRVLVCLWHIRRAWVKSLLKKCCNFDVQREILKHLGRTLYCTRSMSSALDSVEELMQIFVDQCAFMNYFRSRWLPKIELWVNSLRTLPVASQEPYSAIEAYHLRLKSKVFNGLHSSCWQRVDWLIHTLTTAFHSLYCLDQYAVETANFENLRDGCFSTNSWYQAMHIPDVDVLLDEENLQFAKVISQADRTLVYTVWNPGLEFSLCDCTWSRLGNICKHIVKVTILCKDRQVARPLLVAQVYRQTLLNLLQSPPDDPLVLDHAILHATRLQQDIKALEDLSSSGLLPPLPPDTNSQTMDNLLLFPRLQ
- the LOC131332459 gene encoding uncharacterized protein LOC131332459 isoform X7, encoding MKGHEAKMPRMEDILNLPVQDPPNAEFSAAHLNWIQVEGGRQGGDNIALIPYARVDDFVKGESVNAECPASFRVESRRKRTQGSVSKPRVDGYLEYTLYWCSYGPEDYRDSESGGARANNKPASGKGSRPGRRHMMRGCLCHFTVKRLYSRPFLALIIYNQQNHVDKTGAPCHGILDQDALGTRAMYAPRISEELRQKVMSMLYVGMSLDNIMQHHMGEVERQGGPHNRDDFLTRNDVRNMERLVRNSSYELDGNDECSVKTWVHRHQKHVFFFQDRCGSEPFILGIQTDWQVQQMLRHGHNGSVASHSAFGLKKLKYPLCSLLVFDSSRNAIPVAWVITSCDVHQDIHKWLVPLVDRVRTKDARWRPNAFLVDDPSFKTSIIREIFRCRVLVCLWHIRRAWVKSLLKKCCNFDVQREILKHLGRTLYCTRSMSSALDSVEELMQIFVDQCAFMNYFRSRWLPKIELWVNSLRTLPVASQEPYSAIEAYHLRLKSKVFNGLHSSCWQRVDWLIHTLTTAFHSLYCLDQYAVETANFENLRDGCFSTNSWYQAMHIPDVDVLLDEENLQFAKVISQADRTLVYTVWNPGNLFPLTWA
- the LOC131332459 gene encoding uncharacterized protein LOC131332459 isoform X5, which produces MKGHEAKMPRMEDILNLPVQDPPNAEFSAAHLNWIQVEGGRQGGDNIALIPYARVDDFVKGESVNAECPASFRVESRRKRTQGSVSKPRVDGYLEYTLYWCSYGPEDYRDSESGGARANNKPASGKGSRPGRRHMMRGCLCHFTVKRLYSRPFLALIIYNQQNHVDKTGAPCHGILDQDALGTRAMYAPRISEELRQKVMSMLYVGMSLDNIMQHHMGEVERQGGPHNRDDFLTRNDVRNMERLVRNSSYELDGNDECSVKTWVHRHQKHVFFFQDRCGSEPFILGIQTDWQVQQMLRHGHNGSVASHSAFGLKKLKYPLCSLLVFDSSRNAIPVAWVITSCDVHQDIHKWLVPLVDRVRTKDARWRPNAFLVDDPSFKTSIIREIFRCRVLVCLWHIRRAWVKSLLKKCCNFDVQREILKHLGRTLYCTRSMSSALDSVEELMQIFVDQCAFMNYFRSRWLPKIELWVNSLRTLPVASQEPYSAIEAYHLRLKSKVFNGLHSSCWQRVDWLIHTLTTAFHSLYCLDQYAVETANFENLRDGCFSTNSWYQAMHIPDVDVLLDEENLQFAKVISQADRTLVYTVWNPGRFGRSTVSSLFSSVLQQCLRRRVREKLEKENRGRKKRRPG
- the LOC131332459 gene encoding uncharacterized protein LOC131332459 isoform X6 codes for the protein MKPRYWCSYGPEDYRDSESGGARANNKPASGKGSRPGRRHMMRGCLCHFTVKRLYSRPFLALIIYNQQNHVDKTGAPCHGILDQDALGTRAMYAPRISEELRQKVMSMLYVGMSLDNIMQHHMGEVERQGGPHNRDDFLTRNDVRNMERLVRNSSYELDGNDECSVKTWVHRHQKHVFFFQDRCGSEPFILGIQTDWQVQQMLRHGHNGSVASHSAFGLKKLKYPLCSLLVFDSSRNAIPVAWVITSCDVHQDIHKWLVPLVDRVRTKDARWRPNAFLVDDPSFKTSIIREIFRCRVLVCLWHIRRAWVKSLLKKCCNFDVQREILKHLGRTLYCTRSMSSALDSVEELMQIFVDQCAFMNYFRSRWLPKIELWVNSLRTLPVASQEPYSAIEAYHLRLKSKVFNGLHSSCWQRVDWLIHTLTTAFHSLYCLDQYAVETANFENLRDGCFSTNSWYQAMHIPDVDVLLDEENLQFAKVISQADRTLVYTVWNPGLEFSLCDCTWSRLGNICKHIVKVTILCKDRQVARPLLVAQVYRQTLLNLLQSPPDDPLVLDHAILHATRLQQDIKALEDLSSSGLLPPLPPDTNSQTMDNLLLFPRLQ